AAATTTTGTGAaactcataataaattttagagtaacattattttcaaatattttctataacagagataagaaatatgaaaaaagtagaaaaaaagattagaaatagataaaaaagtATGGTAAAAttgttaagtaaaaataatattattctaaattttaattattattgttatcaacAACGTCAGTGACCACTAACCACTTCTAGCCCCTATTCTTCCTCCCCTGTTTGTGATTGTTTAGCTATGATGCAAATTCGTCGtgtaaatctttttaaaatttttaattttttccaacCACTGATTGAGTCATTCTTATACATATATTGTTGAACTAAAACAAAGTCCACTTGACTAAAAATGTGCTACAGGCAATATGTGCAGCTTTAACTAGAAAGTTATTGatgttataactttttttttttatgtattatgtaACATCAGATTGGATGCGTATTGGCGccttttcttttgattcttctgtAGCCGTCCTGGCAGAGAGACTGATTCTTCCGGGGAAGATACGGAATGGAGAAACCATGGAAAAGATGTTGCGGTCTCAAGGTTGTTGCGTGCTAGACAATGTTAAAACTGGAATCTGGATAGCTGGTAATTCACAAGTTAACTATTAATCTTTTACACTAGGATTAtccttgaaataaattattgtcaACATATTATCTCAGTTGCGTTTAACTAATTTCACTTATTTGATATGGTTAATTTTTCAGACCTGCAGCTTGTAAGATGCCCGGTTTGTGACCTCAATACTTGCGATGGTAATTTGAATACAATCCGAAGATCTCCGCATATCCCCAATCCCTTTGTACTGCGATTGCCTTCTAATTTGGACAAAACAAATAACACTGCCGTGAATATACATCACTGATCACTGTGTTGTACAGAAAGGATTTGCCTTTGTAGTGAGGCTAGATTAAACTTAAATTAACAGGTTACTCCTACTTATATAGGAACAATGCAGACTTTAGATGCAAGGCACATAGAGCTATTCCTCTGCGAAGGCTTCCAAAATGGGAGCTGGGATTACCAGCTTGTAGGATCTCGTGATATAAAAAAACGAGCAGATGGGGCTGCTGGCGCCATTTTTGACATGAAACACCTAAAGGATTCTTCAACTTCGGGTAAATCTTGATTCTTCGAGTCAACTTACTTGGTAACTCAGTCAAATGTGTTCTTGAGAATAAACCACCGATCTAGTGTCAGTGCATAAAGAGATCACCTTCTGTTTAGCACTATGGAACCAGAAAGGTTTgaaaattgtgttttgtgtatagTTTCAATTACAGATAGGCGATTTAACTCCAGCGAAGAGGGAATtcttagataataaaaaaacgaACTTCAATAAGAATATTAATGATTCTTGGTCTAGGTTTTGAGCATTTCAGTAAATTACTACATGTtctagtcttttttttattgccTACCATTTTATAGAAGACAGTTAAGTCATGGCATTAACACATAAAACAATCTGTTCTGATTTCTACATCCAATGACAGCTGTATTTGATTACAAGTCATGGATTGGGAGAGCAAATGACTGGCAACCCAAGGCAATGATTGCTTTCCATGCCGTAGCTGTGAACACTAATTTACAAGAAAATGAAGGTACTAAGCTTTCTTCTATACAGCTTTTGTATTCTGTATCAATTACTTGAAAGAATCTCGGCAACCTTGAATCCCAGACTTATTTTGTCCTTAGAAATTTCACTGGCCTGTGTAGTAACTCATTTTTACATCTTTGCTTTGCTTATGCTTCAATATTGAATTTCTTTAGTTCAGTCCCAATTGATTTTTCAAGctttcccccctttttttttcaatacatgCAGGTCTCCATGTGAAATACCATGCTATGAGGGCAGGAGCCGATGGAGAAGTTGTTTCTATTAGAATCTCTCAACAGCTCCTGTGATTCAACTCTAACCTTTCTTTGAGAAGGGTAGTTCTTTCCtagcttttaaaatttctccTTGGCATTATTATACAAGAATACACTCTTGGACTCGAAAACAATTATTCCTATAATTCATTAATTTCCTACATGTAGCTCTGGTTTAAACATTGAAAGCCAAT
The Glycine max cultivar Williams 82 chromosome 16, Glycine_max_v4.0, whole genome shotgun sequence genome window above contains:
- the LOC100797890 gene encoding probable F-box protein At3g61730; this encodes MGKRLQNATSSGGEIPPEKRIRRSKTICSCNSPRPPFLSAHSTFSWFEEDIWTEIAKFLDGKSLVMLAATSRWFRRAIMDDGIWKFVCLRDLQVPPPECVAFRWCKLYTSTFDGSHSYMFRQQEKHIDWMRIGAFSFDSSVAVLAERLILPGKIRNGETMEKMLRSQGCCVLDNVKTGIWIADLQLVRCPVCDLNTCDGTMQTLDARHIELFLCEGFQNGSWDYQLVGSRDIKKRADGAAGAIFDMKHLKDSSTSAVFDYKSWIGRANDWQPKAMIAFHAVAVNTNLQENEGLHVKYHAMRAGADGEVVSIRISQQLL